TCCAGGGTGGCCGAAGAGCTCTCCTCCGCTGAATCAACGAGATAGCCCGTGCTCTCGGCGATTCCCGAGACGGCTTCCTCAATCCCCTGGATGGCCAAGTGGGACTGTTCGAGGGAATGAGACTGCTGAGCCGCGCCTTCACTTACTTCGCGGGCGGAGTGGCGAATCTTTTCGGTGGCTTCGGCCAAGTCGACCGAAACCGAACGGGTGCGGCTGACCATCTCCCGGAGCCGTCCCACAAACCGGTTGAAACTCCCCGCCAGCTCTCCCACTTCATCCCGGGAGTGAATCACCAGCGTCCGGGTCAGATCCCCTCCTCCTTCGGAAATCTCCTTGAGGTTCTCGGTCACCTGTACCAGAGGCCGGACGGCGCCACGGGAAATGGCGAGACTGACCAGTACGGCCAGGCCGACGGCCACCACGAGCGCGATAAACATGACTTCTCGTATATGCTGCCGGGCGGCCACGACATCAGACAGATCCAATGCCAGCAGAACACCGCGCTGGGCTACCCCCAGGTTCTTGGTGAAAAGGATATGGGGCTTGCCCTCCAGGCGGATCTCTGATTCCCCTTTCTGATATTCAGACGGGAGGAGCCCCTTCAGTTCCTGGTGAGAGGCGGCGATAATTCCTGATTCATCGAAAAATGCTACCTCCGCTCCGCTCAGGGATTTGATGCGGGTGGCGAAGGCGTCGTTGAGAAAAGAAACCCCCAGAAGATAGCCAATCTGTTCCTGCTGCAGTCGCACCGGAGAGGCTGCGACAATGGCCAGGCGGCCGTCGAAGGGCTCGACGGAGCTTAACGCCTCGCCTTCCAAGACGGCGGCGATGACGGGATGCTCTCGACCGCTTGCGTTCCCTGCAGGTTTCTCCTCTGCCGGAATGCGCAAAAGGGCATTTCCCTCCTTGTCCAGTACCTCGAGAAGGTCAAAGTTGAATATTTCCTGACTATCCCGAATGACCTCTTCGAGCTGCAGAAAATCATTGGTGAGAGATGCGTAATAGACTGCGTTGACCATATCGGCGTTACGACTCATCAGTTTGATATAGTTGACGACTTCGCGCTGGGAATAGACAGTACTCCTTTCGGCAAAATTTGCCACCTGGTGGAACCGGGCATCCATGCTCCTTTCAACCTCCTTCAGGGTGAGACCGGAGAGAACATAGAGGGTACTGAACAGAGGAAGAACGGAAAGGGTGACGAGTGCCAGAAGAATCTTCCAACGCAACTTTAAAGATTTGAACATCGCAGCACCTTTTTCTATTTAGGAGCCTTCGAAAGTTAAACCAACGGAAGGATCGGTCTCTCACCTGAGGGATTTCCGGGAGACGACCTTCTGCCCCTGCGCTCAGTGTGGATTCGATGAACTTGGCCACATCGACTGGAGAGGGGTTCCGATCGGGCAAAAATAACATCTTTTAACAACCCATGGCAACTGTTTATAGTCGTAAAACCCCGATTTAACGTCGTAGTGAACCCGCATTTTCCATCCAATCTACCGCCGGGGGATTGTTCCCGATTCGATCAGAGGTTATGATTAAAATATCCCCAAAAGGGAGAATTCCATGAATTACAAATCCCTGAGTATTCCCAAACTCTTCAAAAGCAGATTTACTGTCGATTATTCCGCTCCCTTCCGCCGGCACCTCAACCGATTGGAGGTGGAAATCGGCCGCGAGGATTATCGTCATCTCAAGAGGGTGGAGCTGCTTGCCGAGTCTCCGGCCGAGAGGGATTTCGATGCCATGGAGGAAATCACCTCTCGTCTTCTTGAAACCACACAGAATAATTACAATCGGGACCTTCTGCGCCGCCTGGGCATCCAGGTCTACCTCGACGTTCCTCAATACGCCGTTTACTACCGCCTCCCTGAAAAGACGCTCCGCTTCGTCGCCACCTGG
The genomic region above belongs to Desulfuromonas sp. TF and contains:
- a CDS encoding methyl-accepting chemotaxis protein, which translates into the protein MFKSLKLRWKILLALVTLSVLPLFSTLYVLSGLTLKEVERSMDARFHQVANFAERSTVYSQREVVNYIKLMSRNADMVNAVYYASLTNDFLQLEEVIRDSQEIFNFDLLEVLDKEGNALLRIPAEEKPAGNASGREHPVIAAVLEGEALSSVEPFDGRLAIVAASPVRLQQEQIGYLLGVSFLNDAFATRIKSLSGAEVAFFDESGIIAASHQELKGLLPSEYQKGESEIRLEGKPHILFTKNLGVAQRGVLLALDLSDVVAARQHIREVMFIALVVAVGLAVLVSLAISRGAVRPLVQVTENLKEISEGGGDLTRTLVIHSRDEVGELAGSFNRFVGRLREMVSRTRSVSVDLAEATEKIRHSAREVSEGAAQQSHSLEQSHLAIQGIEEAVSGIAESTGYLVDSAEESSSATLELGATIEQIASQMEKLFFTVEEVSSSINEMSVASQQIADNVEILSSSTEVTASSITELDASIKEIEENAEKTNRLSEEAAQDAQRGKEAVDETIEGIGAVREMVDKASATIQELGNQSSAIGKILTVIDDVADQTSLLALNAAIIAAQAGEHGKGFAVVADEIRELADRTAVSTKEIATIIGNLQSGTKEAVKAMTVGSERVHLEVARSRVAGTALDKIRSSTLTATEQVRGIVRATQEQSRGSRQITNSINEVAAMLGQIATAIKQQSDGTQHLARAAESMKEIASQGKLSTAEQAKGSRQINASMEKIRTMIERIDAATREQTERSRQVVEAVSNVRSISENNAARTAELDQVVEILVRQTSALEGEVGAFKI